AGAGTGGTGGCTGAATGCTAACATGCTAAAACTAAAACCCTTATAAGTTATGGATAAAAACTTAAAGAATAGGGTAAAATAAACGCATGCGAATAGACAAATTTTTACAATCAGTGGGTTTAGTGAAGCGGCGCGTTTTAGCGACAGATATGTGCAACGTGGGGGCGGTGTGGCTCAATGGGAGTTGCGCCAAGCCCAGTAAAGAAGTGAAAGCGGGCGATGCGATTAGCTTGCACTATTTAAAAGGGATAGAAGAATACACGATTTTACAAATCCCCACTTTAAAAAATGTGCCACGAAAAGACACGCACCTTTATATCGCTCCTAAAACAAACAAGATAAAAGATCAATAAAAGACCAAGGATCAATCAGTGAAAGAATACAAAGACACCCTAAATTTAAACACAACCACCTTTTCTATGAAAGGGAATTTGGGCGTTAATGAGCCTAAAACTTACGCTAAATGGCAAGAACAACAAGCGTTTAAACGCATGCAGGATAGGAAAGATAACCATGGGGATTTCACTTTGCATGACGGGCCGCCTTATGCGAACGGGCATTTGCATTTAGGGCATGCCTTAAATAAAATTTTAAAAGACATTGTCGTTAAAAGGGAATATTTTAAAGGGAAGAAAATCTATTACACGCCCGGTTGGGATTGCCACGGCTTGCCCATTGAGCAGCAAATTTTAGAGCAATTAGAAAAAGAAAAGACAAGCCTAGAAAACCCCACGCTGTTTAGAGAAAAATGCCGAGATCATGCGAAAAAGTTTTTAGAAATCCAAAAGAATGAATTTTTGCAATTAGGCGTTTTGGGGGATTTTGAAGATCCTTATAAAACCATGGATTTTAAATTTGAAGCGAGCATTTATAGGGCTTTAGTGGAAGTGGCTAAAAAAGGGCTTTTGAAAGAGCGCCATAAGCCTATTTATTGGAGTTATGCATGCGAGAGTGCTTTAGCGGAAGCTGAAGTGGAATACAAGATGAAAAAATCGCCTTCCATTTTCGTGGCGTTTGGTTTGAAAAAGGAGGGTTTAGAAAAATTAAAAGTCAAAAAAGCGAGCTTGGTGATTTGGACGACCACGCCTTGGACTTTGTATGCGAATGTGGCGATCGCTTTGAAAAAAGACGCCATTTATACGCTCACGAAAAAAGGCTATTTAGTCGCTAAAGCCTTGCATGAAAAGTTAGCCGCTTTAGGGGTGGTGGATAGTGAGATCGCGCATGAATTTAACGCTAATGATTTAGAGTATTTAGTGGCTACAAACCCGTTAAACCAAAGGGATTCATTAGTGATTTTAGGCGAGCATGTGAGTTTAGAAGATGGCACAGGAGCCGTGCATACCGCACCAGGGCATGGTGAAGAGGACTATTATTTAGGCTTAAAATACCATTTAGAAGTGTTGATGTCTGTAGATGAAAAGGGTTGCTATGATGAGGGCATTATCCATAAGAAATTATTAGATGAAAGCTATCTGGGTGAGCATGTTTTCAAAGCCCAAAAACGCATTATTGAGCAATTGGGCGATTCTTTATTACTAGAGCAAGAGATTGAGCATTCCTACCCGCATTGCTGGAGGACGCACAAGCCTGTGATTTATCGAGCGACCACGCAATGGTTTATTTTAATGGATGAGCCTTTTATCCAAAATGATGGCTCTCAAAAAACCTTAAGAGAAGTGGCTTTGAATGCGATTGAAAAGGTGGAATTTGTGCCAAGCAGCGGGAAAAACCGCCTAAAAACCATGATAGAAAACCGCCCTGATTGGTGCTTGAGTAGGCAAAGAAAATGGGGCGTGCCGCTCGCTTTTTTCATAGACAAACGCGTAAATAAGCCTTGTTTTGAAAGCGAAGTTTTAGAGCATGCAGCCAATCTTTTTGAAAAAAAAGGTTGTGATGTGTGGTGGGAGTATAGCGTGAAAGATTTATTGCCCCCTAGCTATCAAGATAACGCCACGCATTATGAGAAAGTCATGCACATTTTGGATGTGTGGTTTGATAGCGGCAGCACCTTTAAGGCGGTTTTAGAAGATTATCATGGAGAAAAAGGGCAAAGCCCTAGCGATGTGGTTTTAGAAGGGAGCGATCAGCATAGGGGGTGGTTTCAAAGCTCGCTTCTAATCGGTTGCATTTTAAACAACCAAGCCCCTTTTAAAAAGATCATTACGCATGGCTTTATCGTAGATGAAAAGGGCGAGAAAATGAGTAAATCTAAGGGCAATGTGGTGTCTTTGGATAACTTACTCAAAAAGCATGGGAGCGATGTGGTGCGTTTGTGGGTAGCGTTTAATGACTATCAAAACGATTTGAGAGTCTCTCAAACCTTTTTCGCTCAAACAGAACAGCATTATAAAAAATTCCGCAACACTTTGAAATTCTTACTCGCTAATTTTAGCGATATGGATCTTAAGAATTTAGAACGCTCCCATAACTTCAGCCCTTTAGATCACTTTATACTAGAGACTTTAGAAACCATAAGCGTTGGAGTCAATAGCGTGTTTGATGAGCATGATTTTGTGAAAGGCTTGAATATTTTAATGGCGTTTGTTACCAATGAATTGAGCGGGATTTATTTAGACGCTTGTAAGGATAGCTTGTATTGCGATAGCAAAAATAATGAAAAACGCCAAGCCATTCAAATGGTCTTACTCGCTGTGGCTAGTCAATTGTGCTACTTTTTAGCCCCGATTTTAACGCACACGATTGAAGAAGTTTTAGAGCATAGTCAAGCACTCCGCATTTTTTTACAAGCCAAAGATGTGTTTGATTTAAAAGGCATTAGCGTTTCAGAAAAACTCCACCTTAAAGAGTGTAAAAAACCAGAAAATTTTGAAGCCGTTTTAGCCTTGCGTTCTGCCTTTAATGAAGAGTTAGACCGATTGAAAAAAGAGGGCGTAGTTAAAAATTCATTGGAATGCGCTATTGAAGTGAAAGAAAAAGCGTTGTGTGAAAATTTAGTAGAAGAATTGCTGATGGTAAGCTTTGTAGGGATTGCAAAAGAAAAATTAAGCGAAACGCCAGCATTCACGCTCTTTAAAGCCCCCTTTTATAAATGCCCTAGGTGTTGGCGTTTTAAAAGCGAGCTAGAAAACACCCCTTGCAAGCGTTGCGAACAGGTTTTAAAAGAGCGATGATAAAAGGATAGGGCTTTTGGAAACTTTACAAACCCATAGAGTTTTACAAGCCCTAATTGGCCATTTCACCCCTTTTTTAGAAAGCGGGATCACAGAGCTGATGATCAATACCGAGCAGGAGCTTTGGCTTTATAAAACCAATAACACACGAGAAAAAAGAGAGCATGCACTTTTTGATAAAGCGTTTTTGCTGAGATTTTGCGAGCAATTGGCTGGTTTTAGGGGGTTGTTTTTTGATGAAGAGCACCCCACTTTAAATTGCTCTATCCCTTTCACGCGCTATAGGGTGAGCGCGAATCACTTTAGCATCACTACGAACCATCAAATCACGCTCAATATCCGTGTGCCTAGGCTTAAGCCCTTAAGGTTAGACGATTTCACTTTCAAAGCAAGCGATCCAAAAGGTTTGAAAGATTTAGTGCTTAAAGGGCATAACATTCTCATTAGTGGGGAGACTTCAAGTGGCAAAACAAGCTTATTAAACGCTCTTTTAGATTGTGTCAATAAAGATGAAAGGGTGGTGAGCGTTGAAGACAGCCAAGAATTGGACTTAAAAGCGTTTCATAATTGCGTGGGGCTTTTAGTGGGCAAGCAAGAAAGCACGCGCTTTAGTTATGAAGACGCTTTGAATATGGCCATGAGGCTCAACCCGGATAGGCTTATTGTGGGCGAGATTGACACCAGGAATGCAGCGCTATTCTTGCGTTTAGGAAACACCGGGCATAAGGGAATGCTCTCAACCATTCACGCCAATAGCGCTCAAAACACTTTAGAAGCCCTTTCACTGAATTTAAGCATGCGATATACGCATTCTTTAGATAAGGACTTAATGCGGGCGTATTTTAAGAGCGCGATTGATGTGATCGTGCATGTGAATAGAATCAATAATGAGCGCCAAATCACTGAAGTCTTATGGACCAAAGAGCTTTAAATGCCCCTAAAATCCTTAAAAAACCGCTTGAATCAGCATTTTGATCTATCGCCTCGCTACGGGAGCGTGAAAAAAATCATGCCCAATATCGTTTACGCGGATGGTTTTAACCCGTCTGTGGGCGATGTGGTGAAGATTGAAAAAAGCGATGGCACTGAATGCGTGGGAATGGTGGTGGTGGCAGAAAAAGAGCAGTTTGGTTTCACGCCCTTTAACTTTATAGAGGGGGCTAGGGCTGGCGATAAGGTGCTGTTTTTAAAAGAGGGGTTGAATTTCCCTGTGGGCCGTAATCTTTTAGGGAGGGTGCTTAACCCTTTAGGGCAAGTTATTGACAATAAGGGGGCACTAGATTATGAGCGATTGGCTCCTGTGATTACAACGCCTATAGCCCCTTTAAAAAGAGGCTTGATTGATGAGGTTTTTAGCGTGGGAGTGAAGAGCATTGATGGGCTTTTGACTTGCGGTAAGGGGCAAAAACTGGGCATTTTTGCCGGCTCTGGGGTGGGTAAATCCACGCTAATGGGCATGATCACTAGGGGTTGCTTAGCGCCCATTAAAGTGATCGCTTTGATTGGGGAAAGGGGCAGAGAAATCCCTGAATTTATAGAGAAAAACTTAAAAGGGGATTTAAGCTCTTGCGTTCTGGTGGTCGCTACGAGCGATGATAGCCCTTTAATGCGCAAATACGGGGCTTTTTGCGCGATGAGCGTGGCGGAGTATTTTAAAAACCAAGGGCTAGATGTGTTATTCATCATGGATTCAGTGACTCGTTTCGCTATGGCTCAAAGAGAAATCGGTTTAGCATTAGGTGAACCGCCCACTTCCAAAGGCTACCCCCCATCCGCACTTTCCTTATTGCCTCAATTAATGGAGAGGGCGGGCAAGGAAGAAAATAAGGGGAGCATTACGGCTTTTTTTAGCGTGCTAGTGGAGGGCGATGATTTGAGCGATCCCATAGCCGATCAGGCCAGGAGTATTTTAGACGGGCATATTGTCTTAAGCAGGGAATTAACCGATTATGGGATCTACCCGCCCATCAATATTTTAAACTCCGCATCAAGGGTGGCTAAAGACATCATCAGTGAGTCTCAAAATCTTCATGCGAGAAAATTCCGCCGTTTGTATGCGTTATTGAAAGAAAATGAAATGCTCATTCGCATCGGCTCTTATCAAATGGGGAACGATAAAGAGCTTGATGAAGCGATTAAGAAAAAGGCTCTAATGGAGCAATTTTTAGCACAAGATGAAAACGCTTTACAGCCTTTTGAAACAAGCTTTCAGCAATTAGAAGAAATCTTAAGATAAAAGGAATATAATGGAATCACAACTCATGAAACTCGCCATTGAGACTTATAAAATCACTTTGATGATTTCTTTACCGGTATTATTAGCGGGCTTAGTGGTGGGGCTATTAGTCAGTATTTTTCAAGCGACCACTCAAATCAATGAAATGACTTTGTCTTTTGTGCCTAAGATTTTAGCCGTGATTGGGGTGCTGATTTTAACCATGCCGTGGATGATTAACATGCTTTTAGACTACACCAAAACCTTAATCAAACTCATTCCTAAAATCATAGGCTAAAAAATGCTAGAAACAACCATTGATTTTTCTCGTTACAGCAGCGTGAAAATCGGCGTGCCTTTAAAAGTGAGTGTTTTAGAAAACGATAATGAAATTTCTCAAGAACACCAAATTATAGGTTTAGCGAACAACCTTTTAATCGCTCCTAGCGCGAAAAATCTCGCTTTATTAGGCAAGAATTACGATTATATTTGCGATAAGGGCGCATGCATTGAAATAGGGGGAGCGGTCAACTCGTCTAAAATTTTTAATTATTTTAGGGCGAATGATTTAGGGGGTTTGGAGTTTTTAGGGCAATTGCCTGGCACTTTAGGGGCGTTAGTTAAAATGAATGCCGGCATGAAAGAATTTGAAATAAAAAATGTTTTAGAAAGCGCTTGCGTTAATAACCAATGGCTAGAGAGTGAAGCGCTAGGATTAGATTATCGCAGCAGCAAATTCAATGGCGTTGTTTTAAGAGCGAGGTTTAAAAAAACGCATGGCTTTAGAGAAGGGGTTTTAAAAGCGTGTAAAAGCATGCGCAAAAGCCACCCCAAATTGCCTAATTTTGGGAGCTGTTTCAAAAACCCGCCTAACGATTATGCCGGCAGGCTTTTAGAGGGCGTGGGCTTAAGGGGTTATCGCTTAAAAAGAGTGGGCTTTGCCAAAGAGCATGCGAATTTTTTAGTGAATTTGGGGGGCGCAGAATTTGAAGAAGCCCTAGATCTGATAGAACTCGCCAAAATGAGAGTGTTACAAGAATACGGCATTCATTTAGAAGAAGAAGTGAAAATTTTAAGGTAGGGTTGAAAAGCTTTATTTGAAATTTTATAACCAACACTCCATTAAAATAGAATTAAAAATAAAAACTATAACCCACTAAACAAAAGGTTAATGCTAGATAGGGAAAGGGCTAACCGAAAACATGGTTTTTAAGATATATGGATTTAAGAGATTGTTTTCAGTAAGTCTTTTTTGAGTGTTTAGATAGTTTTTGATTCCACCTTTTAACTTTCTTAGCAATAGTGCTTGATAAAGCAATAGGCACAGCAACTTGCTCATTATATTTGAGTGTGTGTCAAAATATATGGTTTTGAAATGAAGTTTTCGCACTCAATCAGATTAAAATAAACCCATGATAGAATATAGAGAAATTTTATACAAGGATTATTGATTGGAATTTACAATCACTTCTTTATTTAGTGGGTGCGGAGGATTGGATTTGGGATTTTGTGGAGGGTTTGACTTTTTAAATCGGTACTATGCTAAAAATCCCTTTAAGATAATTTATGCTAATGATTTGGATAAAAATGCTGTTTTAACCTATCAAAAGAACCTTAACGCACATATTGAATGCAAAGATGTTAAGGAAGTTGATTTTGATAAATTGATGCCCACTGATATTGTTTTGGGTGGTTTTCCTTGTCAAGATTTCAGTTTTGCCGGCAAAAGAAAGGGGTTAAAAAGTGAAAGGGGACGACTTTATGAGAGCATGATTAGATGCGTAAAAGATTTAAAGCCTAAGATTTTTCTTGCTGAAAATGTAAAAGGTCTTTTAAATATTGATAATGGAAACACTTTTAGAAAGATTTTGGATAGCTTTAAAGACTTAGGCTATATGGTTAATTTTGCATGTTTGAAAGTAAGCGATTTTGGAGTATCACAATTAAGAGAGCGAGTCATTATGGTAGGCGTTAATGAAAGTTGCTTTAAAGAGCCTTTTAGTTTTAAAATATTAAAGAAAAGTCATGCCCCTTTTGTGTATGAAATATTGAAAGATTTGGAAAACTTAACAGAAGGGGCTATGCCTAATCATTTTTACTCTAAGGCTAAACGCAATAAAGGACAAGGCAATAATGCTATTAACAAAGATACCTACGCTCCTACTATGCGAGCCGAACATCATGGCAATATTGAATACCACTATAATAATCATAGGCGTTTGAGCGCAAGAGAAGCTGCACGCATTCAAAGTTTCCCAGATAATTTTATTTTTTACCCTAGCACCTCATCAGCTTATAGGCAAATTGGCAACGCTGTGCCACCTGTCTTTGCATGGCATTTAGCACAAGGAATAAAGGAATTTTTATATGCAAACATTGTTCAATGATGAGAGAATGATATTAAAAATACAAGAAAAATTACCTTATTTATTTCAGCTTGTAGAAAGTGAAAATAGTAGGGATGGTAAATTAGGAATGGAGATTGGTTCAGCGAGAGAAAGGGTAATTATTGCTCTTATGCTTTATTATTTTGGTAAAGAGAATGTGCAAACTGATTTAGCTATCACGCAAAAAGAGATAGATGTAATTGTTTTAAATAAACCTTATTCTATTAAAACCGCTCAAACATTGAACGGCTTTAAGCTAATATGGGCTACTGATGCTTTAAAAATACAAGAATTTATAGAGAGTTACAAACCAAATACAGGCATTTTATTTGTGCATGTTTGTTGGGGAAAAGAGGGAGGGTTTTACTATATTC
This region of Helicobacter pylori genomic DNA includes:
- the ileS gene encoding isoleucine--tRNA ligase, with amino-acid sequence MKEYKDTLNLNTTTFSMKGNLGVNEPKTYAKWQEQQAFKRMQDRKDNHGDFTLHDGPPYANGHLHLGHALNKILKDIVVKREYFKGKKIYYTPGWDCHGLPIEQQILEQLEKEKTSLENPTLFREKCRDHAKKFLEIQKNEFLQLGVLGDFEDPYKTMDFKFEASIYRALVEVAKKGLLKERHKPIYWSYACESALAEAEVEYKMKKSPSIFVAFGLKKEGLEKLKVKKASLVIWTTTPWTLYANVAIALKKDAIYTLTKKGYLVAKALHEKLAALGVVDSEIAHEFNANDLEYLVATNPLNQRDSLVILGEHVSLEDGTGAVHTAPGHGEEDYYLGLKYHLEVLMSVDEKGCYDEGIIHKKLLDESYLGEHVFKAQKRIIEQLGDSLLLEQEIEHSYPHCWRTHKPVIYRATTQWFILMDEPFIQNDGSQKTLREVALNAIEKVEFVPSSGKNRLKTMIENRPDWCLSRQRKWGVPLAFFIDKRVNKPCFESEVLEHAANLFEKKGCDVWWEYSVKDLLPPSYQDNATHYEKVMHILDVWFDSGSTFKAVLEDYHGEKGQSPSDVVLEGSDQHRGWFQSSLLIGCILNNQAPFKKIITHGFIVDEKGEKMSKSKGNVVSLDNLLKKHGSDVVRLWVAFNDYQNDLRVSQTFFAQTEQHYKKFRNTLKFLLANFSDMDLKNLERSHNFSPLDHFILETLETISVGVNSVFDEHDFVKGLNILMAFVTNELSGIYLDACKDSLYCDSKNNEKRQAIQMVLLAVASQLCYFLAPILTHTIEEVLEHSQALRIFLQAKDVFDLKGISVSEKLHLKECKKPENFEAVLALRSAFNEELDRLKKEGVVKNSLECAIEVKEKALCENLVEELLMVSFVGIAKEKLSETPAFTLFKAPFYKCPRCWRFKSELENTPCKRCEQVLKER
- the fliQ gene encoding flagellar biosynthesis protein FliQ — translated: MESQLMKLAIETYKITLMISLPVLLAGLVVGLLVSIFQATTQINEMTLSFVPKILAVIGVLILTMPWMINMLLDYTKTLIKLIPKIIG
- a CDS encoding CpaF/VirB11 family protein — encoded protein: METLQTHRVLQALIGHFTPFLESGITELMINTEQELWLYKTNNTREKREHALFDKAFLLRFCEQLAGFRGLFFDEEHPTLNCSIPFTRYRVSANHFSITTNHQITLNIRVPRLKPLRLDDFTFKASDPKGLKDLVLKGHNILISGETSSGKTSLLNALLDCVNKDERVVSVEDSQELDLKAFHNCVGLLVGKQESTRFSYEDALNMAMRLNPDRLIVGEIDTRNAALFLRLGNTGHKGMLSTIHANSAQNTLEALSLNLSMRYTHSLDKDLMRAYFKSAIDVIVHVNRINNERQITEVLWTKEL
- a CDS encoding DNA cytosine methyltransferase, coding for MEFTITSLFSGCGGLDLGFCGGFDFLNRYYAKNPFKIIYANDLDKNAVLTYQKNLNAHIECKDVKEVDFDKLMPTDIVLGGFPCQDFSFAGKRKGLKSERGRLYESMIRCVKDLKPKIFLAENVKGLLNIDNGNTFRKILDSFKDLGYMVNFACLKVSDFGVSQLRERVIMVGVNESCFKEPFSFKILKKSHAPFVYEILKDLENLTEGAMPNHFYSKAKRNKGQGNNAINKDTYAPTMRAEHHGNIEYHYNNHRRLSAREAARIQSFPDNFIFYPSTSSAYRQIGNAVPPVFAWHLAQGIKEFLYANIVQ
- the fliI gene encoding flagellar protein export ATPase FliI: MPLKSLKNRLNQHFDLSPRYGSVKKIMPNIVYADGFNPSVGDVVKIEKSDGTECVGMVVVAEKEQFGFTPFNFIEGARAGDKVLFLKEGLNFPVGRNLLGRVLNPLGQVIDNKGALDYERLAPVITTPIAPLKRGLIDEVFSVGVKSIDGLLTCGKGQKLGIFAGSGVGKSTLMGMITRGCLAPIKVIALIGERGREIPEFIEKNLKGDLSSCVLVVATSDDSPLMRKYGAFCAMSVAEYFKNQGLDVLFIMDSVTRFAMAQREIGLALGEPPTSKGYPPSALSLLPQLMERAGKEENKGSITAFFSVLVEGDDLSDPIADQARSILDGHIVLSRELTDYGIYPPINILNSASRVAKDIISESQNLHARKFRRLYALLKENEMLIRIGSYQMGNDKELDEAIKKKALMEQFLAQDENALQPFETSFQQLEEILR
- a CDS encoding ThaI family type II restriction endonuclease; the encoded protein is MQTLFNDERMILKIQEKLPYLFQLVESENSRDGKLGMEIGSARERVIIALMLYYFGKENVQTDLAITQKEIDVIVLNKPYSIKTAQTLNGFKLIWATDALKIQEFIESYKPNTGILFVHVCWGKEGGFYYIPSAIQQGVLTTKSKEFYFKLPKSGTNSRGVEISKLALLECIAHKDTLRIPIFWERTNNLKHSPYDKYLELWQS
- a CDS encoding UDP-N-acetylmuramate dehydrogenase, which produces MLETTIDFSRYSSVKIGVPLKVSVLENDNEISQEHQIIGLANNLLIAPSAKNLALLGKNYDYICDKGACIEIGGAVNSSKIFNYFRANDLGGLEFLGQLPGTLGALVKMNAGMKEFEIKNVLESACVNNQWLESEALGLDYRSSKFNGVVLRARFKKTHGFREGVLKACKSMRKSHPKLPNFGSCFKNPPNDYAGRLLEGVGLRGYRLKRVGFAKEHANFLVNLGGAEFEEALDLIELAKMRVLQEYGIHLEEEVKILR
- a CDS encoding RNA-binding S4 domain-containing protein encodes the protein MRIDKFLQSVGLVKRRVLATDMCNVGAVWLNGSCAKPSKEVKAGDAISLHYLKGIEEYTILQIPTLKNVPRKDTHLYIAPKTNKIKDQ